One window of the Salvia miltiorrhiza cultivar Shanhuang (shh) chromosome 6, IMPLAD_Smil_shh, whole genome shotgun sequence genome contains the following:
- the LOC130987386 gene encoding uncharacterized protein LOC130987386 isoform X2: MQVSGIEFFKKAKSVRLKSHHNKFLTADSDEEHVIQDRSGSKKSVKWTVEFVEGSEEVIRLKSCYGRYLKAEDEEFLLGVTGRKVVQSLPRKLDSSVEWEPVRDGMLVKLKTRYGNYLRANGGLPPWRNSITHDIPHRHHGWILWEVDVVEIRPESPPKMEAKTPHELERSSSMDLEDEDLSSTSFHLTSPDHVAGEDHYGRKSEGRMIYYKVVDEDGNFSAGEEESFHFKGHGLEELAEKLEDVTGLEDIIVCSRNIVNGKLYPLRLALPPNNATMHVVVVPPTSTVASEFLPPCG; this comes from the exons ATGCAG GTTTCTGGAATCGAGTTTTTCAAGAAGGCGAAATCCGTGAGGCTGAAAAGCCATCACAACAAATTCCTGACGGCCGATTCAGACGAGGAGCACGTGATCCAAGACCGATCGGGTTCCAAAAAATCGGTGAAATGGACGGTAGAATTCGTGGAAGGATCGGAAGAAGTGATACGTTTGAAGAGCTGCTATGGCag GTACCTGAAGGCCGAGGATGAGGAGTTCCTCCTGGGCGTGACGGGCAGAAAGGTCGTCCAATCCCTGCCGAGGAAGCTCGACTCCTCCGTGGAGTGGGAGCCCGTGCGAGACGGCATGCTGGTGAAGCTGAAGACGCGCTACGGCAACTATCTGCGCGCCAACGGGGGCCTGCCCCCCTGGCGCAACTCCATCACTCACGACATCCCTCACAGGCACCACGGCTGGATCCTCTGGGAGGTGGACGTGGTCGAGATTAGGCCTGAGTCGCCGCCTAAGATGGAGGCGAAGACGCCACACGAGTTGGAGAGATCGAGCTCCATGGACTTGGAGGATGAGGATTTGAGCTCTACTTCTTTCCATCTCACCTCACCGGATCACGTGGCTGGTGAAGATCATTACGGGAGGAAATCGGAAGGAAGGATGATATATTACAAGGTGGTTGACGAGGATGGGAATTTCAGCGCCGGGGAGGAGGAGTCGTTTCATTTTAAAGGCCACGGGCTGGAGGAGTTGGCGGAGAAGTTGGAGGACGTAACAGGGTTGGAGGACATAATCGTGTGTTCTAGAAACATCGTAAATGGGAAGCTGTATCCACTTAGGTTGGCGCTGCCTCCCAACAATGCCACTATGCATGTTGTTGTAGTTCCACCCACATCCACAG TGGCGAGTGAGTTCCTGCCACCATGCGGCTAA